The following proteins come from a genomic window of Sulfitobacter indolifex:
- a CDS encoding CBS domain-containing protein, with product MTERPCIADYMAVDLVLFRPEFEILHAMNAMLEKRLSGAPVVDNEGRLVGVLSKKDCLRAALNGAYYQEWGGQVAAYMSAHPETLDADLDLVTAAEWFLHSDYRRFPVLRGGNLVGQISRADILRALLDNWSA from the coding sequence ATGACCGAGCGACCTTGTATCGCCGATTACATGGCCGTTGATTTGGTCCTGTTCAGACCGGAATTCGAAATCCTGCATGCCATGAATGCAATGCTGGAAAAACGACTCTCCGGCGCGCCCGTCGTTGATAACGAAGGTCGGCTCGTCGGGGTGCTGTCAAAAAAGGATTGCCTGCGCGCCGCGTTGAATGGGGCCTACTATCAAGAATGGGGCGGTCAGGTCGCAGCCTACATGAGCGCACATCCCGAGACTTTGGATGCGGACCTTGATCTCGTAACCGCTGCCGAGTGGTTCCTGCACAGCGACTATCGCCGGTTTCCTGTGCTTCGTGGTGGTAACCTTGTTGGACAGATCAGCCGTGCTGATATTCTGCGTGCGTTGCTGGACAACTGGTCCGCCTGA